A portion of the Brockia lithotrophica genome contains these proteins:
- a CDS encoding L-aspartate oxidase, producing the protein MAMSLPGETGQLPFGDPLVADYLVVGAGAAGLATALCLGKYGSVVLVSKGPPWVSASSRAQGGIACPLPEELDEHAEDTRRAGGALVDEGVLRTYLSRVPDAFAFLEELGVPFERAPNGSLVRVREGGYAHARVARTADHIGRSLTVALTRTLARAPAVRSLTYARLLRILVHEGSAVGALFARRGIPFVVLARTTFLATGGFAGLFARSTHAAHALGEGTFLAWEAGAVLRDLEFVQFHPTALARGRLPLPLLTEALRGSGARIVDEAGVPLLEGIHPLGDLAPRDAVARTLYEEGLRGRSAFLDLRPVANLRQSFPTVWHILHRAGFDPERPVPVTPAAHYAIGGIFASTEGRTTLPRLYALGEAASTGFHGANRLASNSLLEIFVQSLLACEDATRAEAPPPGAETIRRARKVLARVPRGLPDVPKSALLRRVRELLWRRAGIVRDGAELRAARDELLRLRRKLAARVSPEAVPFLPDAAVVGTAALFVRSALAREESRGVHARRDFPRTDERPRHTLLFPPARPETWGWGTADGFPSPEEGDLLRVDAKGTPNGFPSPSAFPR; encoded by the coding sequence GGGGAGACGGGGCAACTCCCCTTCGGAGATCCCCTGGTCGCCGACTACCTCGTCGTCGGCGCCGGAGCGGCGGGTCTCGCGACGGCCCTCTGCCTCGGAAAGTACGGTTCCGTGGTCCTCGTGAGCAAGGGGCCACCTTGGGTGAGCGCCTCCTCCCGCGCCCAGGGAGGGATCGCCTGCCCGCTTCCGGAAGAACTGGACGAGCACGCGGAGGACACCCGCCGCGCGGGAGGCGCCCTCGTGGACGAAGGGGTGCTCCGCACATACCTGAGCCGCGTTCCCGACGCGTTTGCCTTTCTCGAAGAACTCGGCGTCCCCTTCGAACGCGCCCCGAACGGCTCCCTCGTCCGCGTCCGCGAGGGGGGATACGCGCACGCGCGCGTCGCGCGGACGGCCGACCACATCGGCCGTTCCCTCACGGTGGCCCTGACCCGGACCCTGGCGCGTGCGCCCGCCGTCCGCAGCTTGACCTATGCACGACTCCTCCGCATCCTCGTCCACGAAGGAAGCGCGGTGGGCGCACTCTTTGCCCGACGCGGGATCCCCTTTGTCGTGCTCGCAAGGACGACCTTTCTCGCCACCGGAGGATTTGCCGGACTCTTCGCCCGGAGCACGCACGCGGCCCACGCCTTGGGGGAGGGAACCTTCCTCGCCTGGGAAGCCGGGGCCGTCCTCCGCGACCTCGAGTTCGTCCAGTTTCACCCCACGGCACTCGCCCGCGGACGGCTCCCCCTCCCCCTCCTCACGGAAGCCCTCCGGGGAAGCGGCGCGCGCATCGTCGACGAGGCGGGCGTCCCCCTCCTCGAGGGAATCCACCCCCTCGGGGACCTCGCCCCGCGGGACGCCGTCGCCCGCACCCTCTACGAGGAAGGGCTGCGCGGGCGAAGCGCGTTCCTCGACCTCCGCCCGGTGGCGAACCTCCGGCAAAGCTTTCCCACGGTGTGGCACATCCTCCACCGCGCGGGCTTCGACCCGGAAAGGCCCGTCCCCGTCACGCCCGCCGCCCACTACGCGATCGGGGGCATCTTCGCAAGCACCGAAGGGCGGACGACTTTGCCCCGCCTGTACGCGCTCGGCGAGGCCGCCTCTACGGGCTTCCACGGCGCAAACCGCCTGGCTTCGAACTCTCTTTTGGAAATCTTCGTCCAGTCCCTCCTCGCGTGCGAAGACGCGACTCGGGCCGAGGCTCCCCCGCCCGGTGCGGAAACCATCCGGCGTGCGCGGAAGGTCCTCGCCCGCGTCCCCCGCGGCCTTCCCGATGTCCCCAAAAGCGCCCTCTTGCGCCGCGTCCGCGAACTCCTCTGGCGGCGCGCCGGGATTGTCCGCGACGGAGCGGAACTCCGCGCGGCTCGCGACGAGCTCCTACGCCTTCGGCGGAAGCTCGCGGCGCGCGTTTCCCCCGAAGCCGTACCCTTCCTGCCGGACGCAGCCGTCGTGGGGACCGCGGCCCTCTTCGTCCGCTCTGCCCTCGCCCGCGAGGAGAGCCGCGGCGTGCACGCGCGGCGCGACTTTCCCCGGACGGACGAACGTCCCCGGCACACGCTCCTCTTTCCCCCGGCACGGCCGGAAACGTGGGGCTGGGGAACCGCCGACGGATTTCCCTCCCCGGAAGAGGGAGACCTCCTTCGGGTAGATGCAAAAGGCACCCCGAACGGCTTCCCTTCGCCGTCGGCTTTCCCCCGTTGA
- a CDS encoding Quinolinate phosphoribosyltransferase [decarboxylating], whose protein sequence is MYPDREIFPIERRGNRARYTCAKGGFPVWTANPYVRRILVAVLEDDLGRADLTSWSALPDVRATAVVRAKQGGRIAGLPFAEILFRYLDPHVEVEALVREGADVGAQTEVLRLRGRAHAVLAAERTALNVLMRLSGIATRTRDLAARIAGSGVRLAATRKTAPGFGFFDKYAVAVGGGLPHRFGLDDGILLKDNHIALVGSIGEAVRRARAHFGPYRFLQVEVRNTDELEEALAAGVDGVLLDNFSPRSAREAVAHVRTRAPRVFVEISGGITPETLPEYAKARPDAISLGYLTHSAPALDLALDVVASE, encoded by the coding sequence GTGTACCCGGATAGAGAAATCTTTCCCATAGAGAGACGTGGAAATCGGGCCCGGTACACGTGCGCGAAAGGGGGATTTCCCGTGTGGACGGCCAACCCCTACGTCCGTAGGATCCTCGTCGCCGTCCTCGAAGACGACCTCGGGCGCGCGGACCTCACGTCCTGGAGTGCGCTTCCCGACGTGCGGGCGACGGCGGTCGTGCGTGCGAAGCAGGGGGGGCGGATCGCCGGCCTTCCCTTTGCCGAAATCCTCTTCCGGTACCTCGACCCCCACGTCGAGGTCGAGGCTCTCGTCCGCGAGGGGGCGGACGTGGGGGCGCAGACGGAAGTGCTTCGCCTGCGCGGGCGGGCGCACGCCGTCCTCGCCGCGGAGCGGACGGCGCTCAACGTGCTCATGCGCCTATCGGGCATCGCGACGCGCACCCGCGACCTCGCCGCGCGCATTGCGGGGAGCGGGGTACGCCTTGCGGCGACGCGGAAGACGGCTCCCGGTTTCGGCTTCTTCGACAAGTACGCCGTAGCCGTCGGCGGCGGCCTTCCGCATCGTTTCGGCCTCGACGACGGCATCCTCCTCAAGGACAACCACATCGCCCTCGTGGGATCGATCGGAGAAGCCGTACGCCGGGCGCGCGCCCATTTTGGACCCTACCGCTTCCTGCAGGTCGAGGTGCGGAACACGGACGAGCTCGAGGAAGCGCTTGCCGCCGGCGTGGACGGCGTCCTCTTGGACAACTTTTCGCCCCGGTCGGCGCGCGAAGCGGTCGCCCACGTCCGCACGCGCGCACCCAGGGTGTTTGTCGAAATCTCCGGCGGGATCACGCCCGAAACCCTGCCGGAGTACGCGAAGGCGCGGCCGGACGCCATCTCCCTGGGCTACCTCACCCACTCCGCTCCCGCCCTCGACCTCGCCCTGGACGTCGTGGCAAGCGAATAG
- a CDS encoding Quinolinate synthetase, whose protein sequence is MPPVSPHTSKIAALRESLRGRVALLAHQYVLPELARLADAVGDSLELARLAAERPEREILLLGVRFMAESAALLAGENKRVYAPVPAAGCALAEAVRADVLARALEELARRGREIVPVAYANTDVAVKAVVGRRGGAVATSANAVVVVRSFLERGKTVLFLPDENLGRVVAWTLGLREEEVRLWGEAPVEDPRTRLFLWPGACPVHAALEAEDLRRRKKSEPHARFLVHPECPLPAVREADAWGSTRRIQDYVESLPPGTRVYVGTEERMVRRLAEDHPELDVRPLLPRESGVCPYFSALTPERVAEALRAIAEGRGEAYEVRIPPELASDARRAVERMVALTNAATSREWRGAPQKTP, encoded by the coding sequence ATGCCCCCTGTCTCCCCCCATACGTCGAAAATCGCCGCCCTGCGGGAAAGCCTCCGGGGACGTGTCGCCCTCCTCGCCCACCAGTACGTCCTCCCCGAACTCGCCCGGCTGGCGGACGCCGTCGGCGACTCCCTCGAACTCGCCCGGCTCGCCGCCGAACGACCGGAGCGGGAGATCCTCCTCTTGGGCGTCCGCTTCATGGCCGAAAGCGCGGCGCTCCTCGCCGGCGAGAACAAGCGCGTCTACGCTCCCGTCCCCGCGGCGGGGTGCGCCTTGGCGGAAGCCGTGCGCGCGGACGTGCTCGCGCGCGCCCTGGAGGAACTTGCCCGGCGGGGGCGGGAGATCGTCCCCGTGGCCTACGCGAACACGGACGTCGCCGTCAAAGCGGTCGTCGGACGCCGCGGCGGCGCCGTGGCCACCTCCGCAAACGCCGTGGTCGTCGTCCGCTCCTTCCTGGAACGCGGGAAGACCGTCCTCTTCCTCCCCGACGAAAACCTCGGCCGCGTCGTCGCCTGGACGCTCGGCCTGCGCGAAGAGGAAGTCCGCCTGTGGGGCGAAGCCCCTGTGGAAGACCCCCGCACCCGCCTCTTCCTGTGGCCGGGCGCCTGCCCCGTGCACGCGGCGCTGGAGGCGGAAGACCTCCGCCGCCGAAAGAAGTCCGAACCACACGCCCGCTTCCTCGTGCACCCGGAATGCCCCCTACCCGCCGTGCGGGAAGCCGACGCTTGGGGATCCACGAGGCGCATCCAAGACTACGTGGAAAGCTTGCCTCCCGGGACGCGCGTGTACGTGGGGACGGAAGAGCGCATGGTGCGCCGCCTCGCCGAGGATCACCCCGAGCTCGACGTCCGTCCCCTCCTCCCGCGCGAGTCGGGCGTCTGCCCCTACTTCTCCGCCCTCACGCCGGAACGCGTCGCCGAAGCCCTACGGGCGATCGCCGAAGGGCGCGGTGAGGCGTACGAGGTGCGAATTCCCCCGGAGCTCGCCTCGGACGCGCGCCGTGCCGTCGAGCGCATGGTGGCGCTCACGAATGCCGCAACCTCCCGCGAGTGGCGAGGAGCGCCGCAAAAAACGCCGTGA